The following coding sequences lie in one Moritella sp. F3 genomic window:
- a CDS encoding efflux RND transporter periplasmic adaptor subunit — protein MRKNVITIAITLAAAASIFAVISYNSAKMDAVNNPVNSPVVNVAVQLPEVAVMAVTKNRYQAQVIGYGEVQSRYQLTLTSEVSGQVESIGKNFATGKLFKQGDVVIHINDIDYQQALSSAQVAVADAKLALLEEQRQGLQARLEWKNSGISGEPDSPLVLREPQLIAAQATLNNAQSQLTKAQRDLDKTAITAPFPALVVSRDVQLGSYLQEGNSIATLYSTDRVEIEIPLSAHQWSSLPNMSGDVEGEWPVTLTNTTGDNQWQGYVARVEQHLDNSSRQRSLVVVVDQPLAQNTPLFPGTFVTATVAGKVLDDLWQLPASAIAQNGEVWYIAADGNLATFTANQQFAQGELSYIKPMAGMDSANIIIRPLNSYVQGMQVIAKLSNPSEIQLANAKHTAVNTDDTTKVMTVNRALTVNNASVKL, from the coding sequence ATGAGAAAAAATGTTATTACTATCGCAATCACATTAGCCGCCGCAGCCAGTATTTTTGCCGTGATTAGCTATAACAGCGCCAAAATGGATGCCGTGAATAATCCAGTTAATAGCCCTGTTGTTAACGTGGCGGTGCAATTACCTGAAGTTGCCGTTATGGCGGTAACGAAAAATCGCTATCAAGCACAAGTAATAGGTTATGGCGAGGTGCAATCCCGTTATCAGCTAACGCTAACCAGCGAAGTTAGCGGTCAAGTCGAATCTATCGGAAAAAACTTTGCGACAGGTAAGCTGTTCAAGCAAGGTGACGTGGTTATTCACATTAATGATATTGATTATCAGCAAGCTTTAAGCAGTGCTCAGGTGGCTGTAGCGGATGCTAAATTAGCATTACTCGAAGAGCAACGGCAGGGACTGCAAGCTCGTCTGGAATGGAAAAACTCTGGTATCAGTGGCGAACCTGACTCGCCTTTGGTGTTGCGTGAACCACAATTGATTGCGGCACAAGCAACGTTAAATAATGCCCAAAGCCAGTTAACCAAAGCACAACGCGATCTGGATAAAACAGCAATAACAGCCCCTTTTCCTGCGCTTGTCGTCAGCCGGGATGTGCAATTAGGTAGTTACCTGCAAGAGGGGAATAGTATCGCGACGTTGTACAGCACAGATCGAGTTGAAATTGAGATCCCGTTGTCTGCGCATCAATGGTCTAGCTTGCCGAATATGAGTGGTGATGTTGAGGGGGAGTGGCCTGTTACCTTAACCAACACCACGGGGGATAATCAGTGGCAAGGTTATGTCGCACGAGTAGAACAACATCTTGATAATAGTAGTCGCCAGCGTTCGTTAGTCGTTGTCGTCGATCAACCTTTAGCACAAAATACCCCCCTATTTCCTGGCACATTCGTGACGGCCACGGTAGCAGGCAAAGTGTTAGATGATTTATGGCAATTACCTGCCTCAGCAATAGCGCAAAATGGCGAGGTTTGGTATATCGCTGCCGACGGTAATTTAGCTACCTTCACCGCAAATCAGCAGTTTGCACAAGGTGAGTTAAGTTATATCAAACCGATGGCGGGAATGGACAGTGCCAATATCATTATTCGTCCGTTGAATAGCTATGTTCAGGGTATGCAAGTGATAGCAAAATTGAGTAACCCCAGTGAAATACAGTTAGCAAATGCAAAACATACAGCTGTTAATACGGATGATACGACAAAAGTGATGACGGTAAATAGGGCGTTGACGGTCAATAATGCGAGCGTGAAACTATGA
- a CDS encoding efflux RND transporter permease subunit, with the protein MSEQELKPSSTTTVSQQQVATSSAQVLTSTNPLQGLISWFATNSVAANLLLISVIVLGVMALGNLRKEAFPSIEPDTIRVSVNYDSGDAKQAEEGIAIKIEDALETVAGIKRITSTSDANGSSVSIEKTSGYSLDTLLTDVKTNVDAINNFPSDAENPVIDKARRQDHALWVQLYGDADRATLQALAEKLKTDLLAKSGIRDLEIKAKVEPMISIEVDEAKLQAYGLTIADISAVINAESATPLTTSLRNGEKVMRLKASAQAYQQSDFARIPVITSSNGGVITLADVATVTDTFADDSYTLSRYDQKNGMAIEIVMDDYGDITQIVEQAQAVVAKWHERGLLPAGVELVTWYDQSDTITDRLSLLTKNALTGIALVFIVLALFLNIRVAFWVAAGLPFVLFGTLFFMQDTFVGLTINEMTTFGFIMALGIVVDDAVVIGESIYTTRKEEGDTVANTIKGTMKVAIPTLFGVLTTVAAFVAIANVDGNLGKIYAQFAGVVTICLLLSMVESKLILPSHLAHLNTARQSTKGIKGLWARIQNAADFGLEWFNVRIYRNVIEWALKFRYAIILAFVALFILVVGLPLTGSVRVTFFPDIPGEVVSADMVMQNDASFGQTNANLLWLEQAALQADKNLLVKYDVVATADNSEIMSLQIIAEDDSSGKLTVELDADSVYPSNEFTAEWKVLAGSPEGVKKLKFMSSMHMVDNFKVELKSWDDVTVKAAGTQFKAALESIPGVSGIDDNLNPGQPQIRFVLTDQGRSLGMDTATLSQQVLQAFGGDIVQRFQRDKDEVKVRVRYPEAQRQTLADIMQARVRTPDGTVVPLSSVANISSEYQEDEITRIDSLRTVYLTASVDKSILASNELVVNLQRDLVPVLARNFPELNIHFAGEAEEQGETTSSMISVFVGALLAIYVLLAIPLRSYVQPVLIMFAIPFGIVGAILGHWVNDLTLSILSLNGILALSGVVVNDSLLLVSRFNELMKEAKLSLHDAIVTACSGRLRAVLLTSVTTFAGLAPLLGETSTQSQFLIPAAASLGYGILFATLITLILIPALLFIQYEVKQFFVNIMGKGETSLAAD; encoded by the coding sequence ATGAGTGAGCAAGAGTTAAAACCATCATCAACGACAACCGTTTCACAGCAACAAGTCGCAACAAGCTCAGCGCAAGTGCTTACCAGTACTAATCCATTACAAGGATTGATCAGCTGGTTTGCGACCAATTCAGTCGCCGCCAACTTGCTACTCATCAGTGTCATAGTGTTGGGTGTGATGGCATTAGGCAACTTACGTAAAGAAGCATTTCCGAGTATTGAACCGGATACTATTCGTGTATCGGTTAACTACGACAGTGGTGATGCAAAACAAGCGGAAGAGGGGATCGCAATCAAGATTGAAGATGCTCTTGAAACGGTGGCGGGTATTAAACGTATTACCTCTACCTCGGATGCTAACGGTAGTTCGGTGAGTATTGAGAAAACCAGTGGTTATTCACTTGATACTTTACTGACAGACGTTAAAACCAATGTTGATGCGATCAATAACTTCCCCAGTGATGCTGAGAATCCGGTGATTGATAAAGCTCGCCGTCAGGACCATGCCTTATGGGTACAGCTATACGGTGATGCGGATCGCGCAACACTACAAGCGTTAGCTGAAAAGTTAAAAACAGATCTGTTAGCTAAATCGGGTATTCGCGACCTAGAGATTAAAGCCAAAGTTGAGCCGATGATTTCTATCGAAGTCGATGAAGCCAAATTACAAGCCTATGGCTTAACCATTGCAGATATCTCGGCAGTGATTAATGCGGAGTCTGCCACACCATTAACGACGAGTTTACGTAATGGTGAAAAAGTCATGCGTCTAAAAGCGTCAGCACAAGCGTATCAGCAAAGTGATTTTGCTCGTATTCCAGTGATCACCAGCAGTAATGGTGGTGTGATCACCTTAGCTGATGTTGCCACTGTGACCGATACTTTTGCTGATGATAGTTACACCTTGTCCCGCTATGACCAGAAAAATGGCATGGCAATTGAGATCGTGATGGATGATTATGGCGATATCACTCAGATTGTCGAGCAAGCGCAAGCCGTTGTGGCTAAATGGCATGAGCGTGGATTGTTACCTGCTGGTGTTGAGCTGGTGACTTGGTACGATCAAAGTGACACGATTACCGACCGGTTATCTTTATTAACTAAAAACGCGTTAACTGGGATTGCACTGGTGTTTATCGTATTAGCGCTATTTTTGAATATCCGAGTCGCCTTTTGGGTTGCAGCAGGTTTACCGTTTGTCTTGTTCGGTACGCTATTTTTCATGCAAGATACTTTTGTTGGTTTGACGATTAACGAGATGACGACGTTTGGTTTTATCATGGCGCTCGGTATTGTGGTTGATGATGCGGTGGTGATTGGTGAAAGCATTTATACCACGCGTAAAGAAGAGGGCGATACGGTCGCGAACACCATAAAAGGCACGATGAAAGTGGCCATTCCAACCTTGTTTGGTGTATTGACCACAGTCGCTGCTTTTGTTGCCATTGCGAATGTTGACGGTAATCTCGGTAAGATCTACGCGCAGTTTGCGGGTGTTGTGACTATTTGTTTATTGCTTTCAATGGTGGAATCTAAATTAATCCTGCCATCACATTTAGCGCATTTAAATACCGCGCGTCAATCGACCAAAGGTATTAAAGGATTATGGGCTCGTATCCAAAATGCGGCAGACTTCGGATTGGAATGGTTCAATGTACGCATCTACCGTAATGTCATTGAGTGGGCATTAAAATTTCGTTATGCGATTATTTTAGCCTTCGTTGCGTTGTTTATTCTGGTGGTCGGACTACCATTAACGGGCAGTGTGCGTGTTACGTTTTTCCCTGATATACCGGGTGAAGTCGTTAGTGCTGACATGGTCATGCAAAATGATGCCAGCTTTGGTCAAACCAATGCTAATTTACTTTGGTTAGAGCAGGCCGCATTGCAGGCGGATAAGAACCTGTTGGTTAAGTACGACGTGGTGGCGACGGCTGATAATAGCGAGATCATGAGTTTACAGATCATTGCTGAAGATGACAGCTCGGGTAAATTAACGGTAGAGCTCGATGCGGATTCTGTTTATCCGTCAAACGAATTTACCGCAGAATGGAAAGTCTTGGCTGGGTCGCCTGAAGGCGTGAAAAAGCTTAAGTTTATGTCGAGTATGCACATGGTCGATAACTTTAAAGTTGAATTGAAATCGTGGGATGATGTCACGGTGAAAGCGGCAGGTACACAGTTTAAAGCTGCGCTAGAGTCGATACCGGGCGTTAGCGGTATTGATGACAACCTTAACCCTGGGCAGCCACAGATACGTTTTGTATTAACAGACCAAGGCCGTAGTTTGGGCATGGATACGGCCACCTTATCACAGCAAGTGCTACAAGCTTTTGGTGGTGATATTGTACAGCGTTTCCAACGAGATAAAGATGAAGTAAAAGTACGTGTTCGTTACCCTGAGGCACAGCGTCAAACGTTAGCCGATATTATGCAAGCACGTGTGCGTACGCCTGATGGTACAGTTGTACCCTTGAGTAGTGTGGCGAATATTAGCAGTGAATATCAAGAAGATGAAATTACCCGTATTGATAGTTTACGTACTGTATACCTAACGGCATCGGTAGATAAATCGATATTAGCGTCTAATGAACTGGTGGTTAATTTACAACGTGATTTAGTGCCTGTGCTGGCACGTAATTTTCCAGAATTGAATATACATTTTGCTGGTGAAGCGGAAGAGCAGGGAGAAACGACTAGTTCGATGATCTCGGTATTTGTGGGGGCATTATTGGCAATTTATGTGCTGTTGGCGATACCACTTAGATCATATGTGCAGCCGGTGCTGATTATGTTTGCTATTCCGTTTGGTATTGTTGGCGCGATCTTGGGGCATTGGGTAAATGATTTGACGCTTAGTATTTTATCGTTGAATGGTATTCTTGCGTTAAGTGGCGTGGTGGTGAATGATAGTTTGTTGTTGGTATCACGGTTTAATGAATTGATGAAAGAGGCGAAACTGTCACTACATGACGCTATTGTGACGGCTTGTAGCGGGCGTTTACGTGCAGTGTTATTAACGTCGGTAACCACTTTTGCAGGACTTGCGCCCTTGCTTGGTGAAACGTCAACGCAATCGCAATTTTTGATCCCTGCAGCAGCATCTCTGGGGTATGGCATTTTGTTTGCAACACTCATCACCTTAATATTGATACCTGCGTTGTTGTTCATTCAATATGAAGTTAAACAGTTTTTCGTTAATATAATGGGGAAAGGTGAAACTAGTCTAGCCGCTGACTAA
- a CDS encoding response regulator transcription factor, whose protein sequence is MLNLLLVEDDLDLATAVVDYLELEDIQCDHAANGLAGLNMLMSNDYQAVILDLNLPKMDGLTVCKNMREQGIDTPVLMLTARDSLDDKLVGFDSGADDYLVKPFAMEELIVRMQVLARRRSGQVKRLTLADLELDLQQKQAYRAKQLLKLSPTAWKILETLMRASPNPVSREKLMQSVWGDEQPDSNSLKVHIFNLRKQLGAGDAAPLLQTISGIGFALRTSTE, encoded by the coding sequence ATGTTAAACCTGTTGTTAGTGGAAGATGATTTAGATTTAGCGACTGCTGTGGTGGATTATTTAGAGTTAGAAGACATTCAATGTGACCATGCTGCGAATGGACTCGCGGGTTTAAATATGCTCATGAGTAATGATTACCAGGCGGTTATCCTTGATTTAAATTTGCCTAAAATGGACGGGTTAACAGTCTGTAAAAATATGCGTGAGCAGGGTATAGATACGCCAGTATTGATGTTAACTGCGCGTGATAGCTTGGATGATAAATTAGTGGGGTTTGATTCTGGCGCTGATGATTATTTAGTGAAGCCGTTTGCGATGGAAGAGTTGATCGTGCGTATGCAAGTATTAGCCCGTCGCCGCAGTGGTCAAGTTAAACGACTAACGTTGGCTGACTTAGAGTTAGATCTACAACAAAAGCAAGCCTATCGTGCTAAGCAGTTATTAAAGCTATCTCCTACCGCGTGGAAGATCCTAGAAACATTAATGCGTGCCAGTCCAAACCCTGTTTCCCGTGAAAAATTGATGCAATCAGTTTGGGGTGATGAGCAACCTGATAGCAACAGTTTAAAAGTGCATATTTTTAATTTACGTAAGCAATTAGGTGCAGGTGATGCCGCGCCATTATTACAGACGATATCTGGTATTGGCTTTGCGTTACGAACGTCGACGGAATAG
- a CDS encoding HAMP domain-containing sensor histidine kinase, whose translation MKLRPSLRLYFLGAMLFLGVSMAITFSALTVNYFVEGMDSVLRGTMVEVADTEGLEVQDGKPMMLLDFHVASRWQDLPKEARENFAVPPTKMFEFNKHVVKDELFSPPNAVHFVMVMKTKQGQLLYIYKSYKGDLHARLSDGPGSQFVWIPVFGLSGIAVFALLLIVVMRRVASPVEALRDWAKSLNAKSLLHAPPEFKYKELNTLAKIIHNSLNTVQDSLDREHEFLRNASHELRTPIAVIRTNVELLNKINTKSPMTVKQQQVVERIERAGFTMTHLTETLLWLSRDESLSLTLERVKLDELIRQTTEDLNYLLRGKSVTVELDTSEWQVELPATACRIVLANLVRNAFQHTDSGVVTIYQHQGQVVVRNVNDDVDSNDNINGVVEQSVGNTDTNSNDLGFGLGVKLTDKLTARFNWYHERLVDSSGHKVTVNFITPNDIKTVQDSV comes from the coding sequence ATGAAGTTAAGACCCAGTTTACGGTTATATTTTCTTGGTGCGATGTTGTTCTTAGGCGTGAGTATGGCAATCACTTTTTCTGCGCTGACGGTTAACTATTTTGTTGAAGGTATGGATTCGGTATTACGTGGCACTATGGTCGAAGTCGCTGATACCGAAGGTCTAGAAGTACAGGATGGTAAGCCGATGATGTTACTGGATTTTCATGTCGCAAGTCGCTGGCAAGACTTACCCAAAGAAGCCCGTGAAAACTTTGCTGTTCCACCGACAAAGATGTTTGAATTTAATAAACATGTCGTTAAAGATGAGTTGTTTTCACCGCCTAATGCAGTGCATTTTGTGATGGTAATGAAGACCAAACAGGGGCAATTATTGTATATCTACAAATCCTATAAAGGTGATTTACATGCTCGATTATCTGATGGACCAGGTTCTCAATTCGTTTGGATCCCGGTTTTTGGTTTAAGTGGCATTGCCGTTTTTGCCTTACTGCTGATCGTGGTGATGCGCCGTGTTGCCTCGCCTGTAGAAGCATTACGGGATTGGGCTAAGTCATTAAATGCAAAAAGTTTGCTGCATGCACCGCCTGAATTTAAATACAAAGAATTAAACACCTTAGCTAAGATTATTCATAACAGCCTTAATACAGTGCAGGATAGCCTAGATCGAGAACATGAGTTTTTGCGTAACGCCAGTCATGAGTTACGTACCCCCATCGCAGTGATCAGGACTAATGTGGAACTGCTGAATAAAATCAACACGAAATCACCAATGACAGTGAAACAGCAACAAGTTGTTGAGCGTATCGAACGCGCGGGTTTTACCATGACACATTTAACGGAAACGTTGTTGTGGTTAAGCCGTGATGAGTCTTTATCGTTAACTCTTGAGCGCGTTAAGTTAGATGAGTTGATCAGACAAACAACCGAAGATTTGAATTATTTATTACGTGGTAAGTCTGTCACTGTTGAGCTTGATACAAGTGAGTGGCAAGTCGAATTACCAGCAACGGCCTGTCGTATTGTATTAGCTAACTTGGTGCGTAATGCCTTTCAGCATACCGACTCTGGTGTGGTGACTATTTATCAGCACCAAGGACAAGTAGTGGTACGTAATGTCAATGATGATGTAGATAGTAATGATAATATTAATGGTGTCGTTGAGCAAAGCGTTGGCAATACTGATACCAACAGCAATGATTTGGGCTTTGGGTTAGGGGTTAAATTGACAGATAAACTGACCGCTCGCTTTAACTGGTATCACGAACGGTTAGTTGATAGTTCAGGGCATAAAGTGACGGTTAACTTTATTACCCCGAACGACATTAAAACGGTGCAGGATAGCGTTTAA
- a CDS encoding aldo/keto reductase, with translation MQFSILGSSGLSVSRVCLGSMTWGFQNSQQDANQQIDYALAQGVNFIDTAEMYAVPPSADTYGKTETIIGNWLAANPQRRKDIILATKIAGPGLPWVRNGAPITGDAVVEAVDASLKRLQTDYIDLFQLHWPNRPNPHFGRHTPNDMRFSDINTADHTAQMLDILKGLQRCVDAGKIRFCGLSDDTTWGINTYLKLSEQHKLPRMVSIQNEFSLLHAKDWPYLIENCVHEDIAYLPWSPLATGMLSGKYLNNARPEGSRWTFSQRNKLFRDTEAAQLATAEYAEIAHQHGITPAQLALAWCDQVDGVTSTIIGATTMPQLQENINAFATPLTPQVLDDISAVFKRYPAPF, from the coding sequence ATGCAATTTTCAATACTGGGTAGTAGTGGTTTATCTGTATCTCGAGTCTGCTTAGGTAGCATGACGTGGGGTTTTCAGAATAGCCAGCAAGACGCCAATCAACAAATCGATTATGCTCTAGCGCAAGGCGTTAACTTTATCGATACCGCAGAAATGTATGCGGTGCCGCCGTCAGCCGATACTTATGGAAAAACCGAAACCATTATCGGTAATTGGTTAGCAGCAAACCCACAGCGTCGTAAAGACATTATCTTAGCGACTAAGATTGCCGGCCCAGGTTTACCTTGGGTACGCAATGGCGCGCCGATCACCGGTGATGCAGTTGTTGAAGCTGTTGACGCGTCGTTAAAGCGTCTACAAACCGACTATATTGACTTGTTTCAATTGCACTGGCCTAACCGCCCGAACCCGCATTTTGGCCGACATACGCCTAATGACATGCGTTTTAGTGATATTAATACCGCGGATCATACTGCGCAAATGTTGGATATATTAAAAGGATTACAACGTTGTGTTGATGCAGGTAAGATCCGTTTTTGTGGCTTATCTGATGACACCACTTGGGGCATTAATACCTACCTTAAACTCAGCGAGCAGCACAAGTTACCGCGCATGGTATCGATTCAAAACGAATTCAGTTTATTGCATGCTAAAGACTGGCCGTATTTAATTGAAAACTGCGTGCATGAAGATATCGCTTATTTGCCGTGGTCACCCCTTGCAACGGGAATGCTATCTGGCAAGTACTTGAACAATGCGCGCCCAGAAGGCAGCCGCTGGACATTCTCGCAACGTAATAAGCTATTTAGAGACACTGAAGCAGCTCAGCTAGCGACAGCTGAATATGCAGAGATTGCCCACCAGCATGGCATCACCCCAGCACAATTAGCATTAGCTTGGTGTGATCAGGTTGATGGTGTTACCTCGACCATTATCGGGGCGACGACAATGCCGCAACTACAAGAAAACATTAATGCTTTCGCCACACCGCTAACACCACAAGTATTAGACGATATTAGCGCCGTGTTTAAACGCTATCCTGCACCGTTTTAA